Genomic DNA from Schistosoma haematobium chromosome 1, whole genome shotgun sequence:
GTAATAAGCTTACCACTCATAAACTTGTTCAGAATGGTTCTATCACACACTTGAACCTTTGCGTGAGGTCTAAATTGAATAATGTTGTGTAAGGCCTTATTCTCCACAGTGTACGTGTTCCGGGGAGGAATAGAGGAGTGGATATCATTTACACTCCATAGCACACACAAGCAATGATAACAACATTGTGTAAgaaatttatatgaattaaGTTAATACGATTTGTATTTATAATATATCCATTTATATCTTAATTCATTTGTTCAGTTCCCTAATTTTTCCATAAATATTCAACATTCAAACAAAGATATAGTGAGTTTTGACCAATTTATTCCATTTAGCAAATCGTCCTCCTTGTGAATTGTTCAGAATTACGGAGGGAGTAAGTGAAAAAAACAATTGAATAGTGTCGGGTTAGGAaatgtgttttaatttattgttgGTGGACCAGAAAGCGAATTGCAATGAATAGTTGACCTTCTTTCTCAGTCTAGGACTAACCAATTCAGTCGTTTCTCACAAACAGCTGATAAATGACCTCGGTTGTGTCTGTTTATATCATAGGCGTGTGTATGCTTGTATATGTATGAAATCAACCACTGATTGCTGACCTAACTAATCAGCGCGAGAAATGTGATTGGTTAAATAATGGCTTATTTTTCTAAGGATTCAAGTGGACTAGGCAGAGTTATGTGGCTAGGACAGGGTCGTCTCGTGTCGGTCTGCAAGTCAGTGTATCTATCCTTGTGAATCATGTCTGGTCGTGGTAAAGGTGGTAAGGGTTTGGGCAAAGGAGGAGCCAAGAGACATCGCAAGGTGTTGCGTGACAACATCCAGGGTATCACAAAGCCTGCAATCCGTCGTCTGGCTCGTCGAGGTGGTGTGAAACGCATTTCAGGATTGATCTACGAGGAGACTCGTGGTGTTCTGAAAGTGTTTCTGGAGAACGTGATCCGTGATGCAGTCACCTACACAGAGCACGCTAAGAGGAAGACAGTGACAGCTATGGACGTGGTGTACGCTTTGAAACGCCAAGGTCGTACTTTGTACGGTTTCGGTGGTTAATTCACTAGCATGTGAACAATTGGCGACCTGCAACTGGTCCACACGAGAACGTATCACGGTCCTATTTAGGACCACCACATTGTGATTTGTCTTTGTGTTTTAACTGTATGGTTAGCCTATTTGTTTTGAACTTTCAACAATGAGTGTTGTGTTACCATATGTAGTGTTTGGTATTCATATTAGCGAATGGACACTTGTACGGTGCTCATTTTTGTATCCATATCTTCTTGAGTTTATAATTTTGGGAGTGTAATATAATGTATTACTTCCACGACTACATTGTCAGTACTGAGATTGGGAGTGAGCATTCAATTAGTCTTCGAATACCCCGGTACGGCCAAGGGTGTAGAGAGTCTGCTGTCTCCTGAAATACACCTACTCACTGACTTTTAGCAGCGTGGATGTTgcttacggaattgagaggacgacaAGTGGGTGTAGATGATATTGATCACCCACCTAGGGAGTTGGGAtaccctcattccaaatcaatggtcaTGTGTGCTCCAGCATCCTGGGGCAAGagatggtgtatgaaccaatcgttggtcaccggctatcatgggattgtatctcctgacgttgctccactgccttacgGGTCAGACGTTTAGGTCGAAGGCTACAGGTGTAACTCTCTGCTTCGGTCTTGGCATCTGAGCAGTATCGTAGCCCCTACACAAATCAggtgacttgtgtggtgtatatgtattcggtgcctctttgtaccaatattcatgtgttcaaattatAAATTCAATTGGGAGTCATTGGGCATTTTAGCGACAACCAATTGAGGAGATGATATTCACCAACAAGACTACTACAAGTTGGAGATGTATTCTGTTGACCAGCATTGTTTTCAAACTTGAAGTAATATCAACTCATTTCAGATATCCACTAGGTCCATGAATATGGACAACTGTTTAATATTAAGAAATTGTTTTCAGAAGTTGAAACATACGTATTGGGGAAATCGTATTCCATACATAATTTAGCAACAGTTTAAACTAGAATgaagaaataagaataaaacTTGAAATGAGTGCAACGTAAATTCTCACTGAAAATTGTATGTATAGGCATTTGAAAAATCCTGGGAGTACTGGATGGCTATTccgtcccagtatgggatttAATAGTGCTCACCCATGACCACGTGCCCAGGACACGCAACTAGAACTTTCGGTCTTGAATGCGAATGGCTAAATTCGGACCAAGATCTGACTCTGTCTTGAAAGTATTAACGAATATGCCATGAATTTTCTTTTAACTCCGTATATTACACCTATCGTAAGCCCGTTTGTGCGACGGCCCTAATAAGAATCGAAATGCGGCTTAATTGTTTCGTATACGTCTTTTGGAAACAATTAAGCAGATAGGAACACATTTACGTAGGTTATACGGACTGCTAAAGATGCATAAACCGGATATCCCATTAAGGCCAATTTTGGACATATGCGATTCCCCATATCATTTTGTAGCAAAGTGGCTAGTAAATTTTTTTGAAACCACTCCATAATCGCCTGGTAAAACATAGTATTAAGGTCGTATTCCAATTCGTTGACAggattaaaaacataaatacGAAAGATCAGATGATTTCCTTTGACGTAGCATCACTGTTCACAAATGTCCCACTCAGAGAAACTGTTgaatatatttgtgaacaacTTGGAGAACAGGAACACTTCATGTTAGTcatcccaacattaacgattttatttatataacaaacaattcctgattcacatattacaatttccaaatgatgtactctgccttaaatctggccaattttatggattattaatttggatttataattgtagaatgtgatgagaaattattgaaaagaatattcttcgttcatacaattgtgttttaatataatgggaatttttcaccgattaaatatatattttcttaAGGTCACAATTACCTATAAATAGAATAGAGTAATTAGGAATGCAAAAATGATGTAATAGCCACATGCTGTTTATGTCCAACATCTATCGTTCtggaaataaacaatttttaataaGATATTTAAGGTTATTTAACTTAGAAATTATATTTCTAAGAATATCAGCGATTGaactttaaataatttcaacaatCTAATCAAGAGATCATTAAAACATCTTTCGATGTAGGTATGGTTAAAATTCAGTTAATAGATAATTATTCAATGTATAAAATACTTTATTCATACTTTTCAACTAACTACTCAATTACTAAATGGCAATGAAACAAGTTATTCTTTTCAAGTTGATGTTGATAGGTTATATGTAGCTCATGTTATTATAGTTTAGCTATGTACTACATTTTTAAAGTGATATATCTATAGTAACCAACATcatctcattcattcattcattgagTTCCGTTTTAATTTTCTATTTATATTTCAGAATACCATGAGCAAAACTTTATGTAAATGGTGATTATTCGCACCATCTACGAACTGGTACCTATGAATACAAAAAAGTTAGTTTTTTCGTCcaaattaatttattctaaCAAACATTTCAGTTGGTAAATCGTTAGCCTTCTGATTGCGGTCAtacatgttataacttgtgacttgTGTgtcctgtttattgtataacgtaacgatactgccaatcagagagcagtgaattatcgatcggaccagtgACTCATCAAACCCGTACGTGCAGTCTAGATTCCTTATTGGTCCTGTTTccacctagcccagccagttaagtcaagaacaccaatctcagcctctgcaatatgaattattatatttcaaacatactgagtttatataccaatcaaacagaccacatcgtatcataaaatatgaaacaacatttgtacaagtattagccaaatgtggctgtgaatgtgcgATGTAGTAATTAATTGACTCAATAATGGTatatcgtataataatagttcataggtaaaaataaagcttacaataagaaTACATATTTAGGATTAAGAATAAAAACGTATTTCGAAATAAGACAATTTAGTTTTTTTGATCCTCCTGacatatttattaatttcaattacGCGAATTTTATAAGGTAGTGTTAAACTGGATGGGCACAGTTTTCAAAACTAATATTCACACGGgtaaaaaatagaaaaactagCTTTTACACTAAAGGAAATTGTTAGAAATAAGgatgtatataaatattacaAACTGAATTTCCGAGTTAATAGCGGGGATATTCGACCGAAAATTTTTCGATGAAAATGCCATTCAGTGAACTATCCACGACTCCATGACATACATAATCATATGGCGCCACGCAGGATAGTATATGCTAAAATGTCTGGCGAATGTTTCATTAGAAATTTAAGTGTCGCGACTATATTTCGGTAAACTAATCTACACCCACAAATTGAATCTGGTACGGATTTTGTCATGTGATTGTGTTTTAAACTAATATATTCCAAGTCAAATTAATATTCTGGCTATCAATCACAGTCAAATTGACTCGTCAATTATAcaaatcaaaaataaaatatttagggGTGTATTATATTTAACTCTCTAAACTGTCGAAAAACATAATTAAACGTTTATAAGATATTTTTGTCCAACATTAAAAGAATAGTTTTTGTTGGTCGCCGcattcatttaaaacattaGGGAGGAAATATTTTCTTGAAAAGCTTGAACTAGACTGCCAAGTGAAATGTTGAATTTAACTAAAGCTCAATCACTGATATTGATGTTGGACATAAACACCATTCAATAGTGGCTCAACAGTCTCATATTGTTCAATACTATAACATATTCACATGATTCATCTTGGTATTTGGATATACCTCAATAACTTAGACAGCATGTGACTATTACATCATTTTTACATTCCTAATAACTCTATTCTATTTATAGGTAACTGTGACCTGAAgaagatatatatttattttattaatatgtCCTTATGTTTCTACGCTTATGTGACTTGTGTATACATATGTCATCATTTAATTCAATCAGTCTTTTTACCACACTAcgcattatttattttgagcAATCTTAACGCTTGTAATAAGTAGTTTGATGAGCTGGCATGTATACATTCTCCTCTTATCTTTCCCACCTCCCATGTTGATGTATATCTGGGTATTCGAGTGCCTGGAATAAATTCATCCAAATCAATTCGCATTTTGATTCTTATTAGGGCCGTCGCACAAACGGGCTTACGATAGGTGTAATATACGGAGTTAAAAGAAAATTCATGGCATATTCGTTAATACTTTCAAGACAGAGTCAGATCTTGGTCCGAATTTAGCCATTCGCATTCAAGACCGAAAGTTCTAGTTGCGTGTCCTGGGCACGTGGTCATGGGTGAGCACTATTaaatcccatactgggacggAATAGCCATCCAGTACTCCCAGGATTTTTCAAATGCCTATACATACAATTTTCAGTGAGAATTTACGTTGCACTCATTTCAAgttttattcttatttcttcATTCTAGTTTAAACTGTTGCTAAATTATGTATGGAATACGATTTCCCCAATACGTATGTTTCAACTTCTGAAAACAATTTCTTAATATTAAACAGTTGTCCATATTCATGGACCTAGTGGATATCTGAAATGAGTTGATATTACTTCAAGTTTGAAAACAATGCTGGTCAACAGAATACATCTCCAACTTGTAGTAGTCTTGTTGGTGAATATCATCTCCTCAATTGGTTGTCGCTAAAATGCCCAATGACTCCCAATTGAATTTataatttgaacacatgaatattggtacaaagaggcaccgaatacatatacaccacacaagtcaccTGATTTGTGTAGGGGCTACGATACTGCTCAGATGCCAAGACCGAAGCAGAGAGTTACACCTGTAGCCTTCGACCTAAACGTCTGACCcgtaaggcagtggagcaacgtcaggagatacaatcccatgatagccggtgaccaacgattggttcatacaccatctCTTGCCCCAGGATGCTGGAGCACACAtgaccattgatttggaatgagggtaTCCCAACTCCCTAGGTGGGTGATCAATATCATCTACACCCACTtgtcgtcctctcaattccgtaagcAACATCCACGCTGCTAAAAGTCAGTGAGTAGGTGTATTTCAGGAGACAGCAGACTCTCTACACCCTTGGCCGTACCGGGGTATTCGAAGACTAATTGAATGCTCACTCCCAATCTCAGTACTGACAATGTAGTCGTGGAAGTAATACATTATATTACACTCCCAAAATTATAAACTCAAGAAGATATGGATACAAAAATGAGCACCGTACAAGTGTCCATTCGCTAATATGAATACCAAACACTACATATGGTAACACAACACTCATTGTTGAAAGTTCAAAACAAATAGGCTAACCATACAGTTAAAACACAAAGACAAATCACAATGTGGTGGTCCTAAATAGGACCGTGATACGTTCTCGTGTGGACCAGTTGCAGGTCGCCAATTGTTCACATGCTAGTGAATTAACCACCGAAACCGTACAAAGTACGACCTTGGCGTTTCAAAGCGTACACCACGTCCATAGCTGTCACTGTCTTCCTCTTAGCGTGCTCTGTGTAGGTGACTGCATCACGGATCACGTTCTCCAGAAACACTTTCAGAACACCACGAGTCTCCTCGTAGATCAATCCTGAAATGCGTTTCACACCACCTCGACGAGCCAGACGACGGATTGCAGGCTTTGTGATACCCTGGATGTTGTCACGCAACACCTTGCGATGTCTCTTGGCTCCTCCTTTGCCCAAACCCTTACCACCTTTACCACGACCAGACATGATTCACAAGGATAGATACACTGACTTGCAGACCGACACGAGACGACCCTGTCCTAGCCACATAACTCTGCCTAGTCCACTTGAATCCTTAGAAAAATAAGCCATTATTTAACCAATCACATTTCTCGCGCTGATTAGTTAGGTCAGCAATCAGTGGTTGATTTCATACATATACAAGCATACACACGCCTATGATATAAACAGACACAACCGAGGTCATTTATCAGCTGTTTGTGAGAAACGACTGAATTGGTTAGTCCTAGACTGAGAAAGAAGGTCAACTATTCATTGCAATTCGCTTTCTGGTCCACcaacaataaattaaaacacattTCCTAACCCGACACTATTCAATTGTTTTTTTCACTTACTCCCTCCGTAATTCTGAACAATTCACAAGGAGGACGATTTGCTAAATGGAATAAATTGGTCAAAACTCACTATATCTTTGTTTGAATGTTGAATATTTATGGAAAAATTAGGGAACTGAACAAATGAATTAAGATATAAATGGATATATTATAAATACAAATCGTATTAACttaattcatataaatttcTTACACAATGTTGTTATCATTGCTTGTGTGTGCTATGGAGTGTAAATGATATCCACTCCTCTATTCCTCCCCGGAACACGTACACTGTGGAGAATAAGGCCTTACACAACATTATTCAATTTAGACCTCACGCAAAGGTTCAAGTGTGTGATAGAACCATTCTGAACAAGTTTATGAGTGGTAAGCTTATTACTGATGAGTGATTTTGTAATTGAAAAATCTGATAAAATTCTTGATAGTAGCGATTACTGTTGGTGAAATAATGACTGAATCGTAAGTGTGAATCTATAAGTTGCTTTTCTAAAAAATTGAacaatggacaggttggattAGTATTGACTATCTGGTTGGACTAATCGTTTATGGAAATACGAATATACGTTGTTGGCAATCGCCAGTATAATGTACTCGTAATAATGTGTGAATTGATGCTTCGTACTGTATTCGTGTCTGAGTTGCCCAGTATCATGAGATGCGTAATTTGGTCGGTAGCTGATAACCTGTAGATATGAGATATTTACAATGGAATGATCAACGAGGAGCGAATAATTTTATACATTTAGTCGGTTAGTAATGTCATCTTATGTCAAATTATCTTAATGACCATCTATTCTTTTGGGCAGATATAACAAGAAAACTTTCATTGAATAAAGCAGATATAATTTTGAGGAATTTAGAAAACTAAGCATCAGTAACAATAATATACAACAAACAACACGAAATGGAATATGAGAAACAATGCAATGAATGGTAAGAGAAATTTATAATAAGACagaattatgatgatgatgtgtcAATTTAAGAAGAAACGTTGTTGAAAGTGTGGAAGTGCAATAAGGTCTATTCACTGAACGATCTTTGCTTCTGTTGCAATTCTATCCAGTTACTTGACAATGATGATTCACTTTACGATCGTTGCTGCTACACGTTGATTGTGACCTAACAAGAATCGGATGGTAATAACAATTatgatagtagtaataatactaacaaaCGATAGTAGAAGTAGATATGGTTTGTTAGGATGTTAATCGGCTGATCTCATTTACACTAGTGGTATATTCCACAAAGAAAATCACTACTTCCACATTTCATCGATCACAATGAAATATGGTGCAGCATCAATGCAATGAGTGTTGTGTAGTGTTGTGCGTAACGAAACGTAACGTAAAGTAACATAATATTTGACATGGTTCTTGACGTAATGTGTGAAGTGGATGGTTTGTTACACTGTGGATTGTAGGTGAAACGATGacgttgatattttattatgtgATATGGCGTCAACTGTAGACATGAGGATGAGGAGACATGACCGGGAGGTGGTGATATTTGTTTTGTGAGTGCGTGTGTGTATAGAGTGTGTGGATGTAGGAATGTAGGTGTAGGTGAGGTGTTGGATGTGAGTGGATTGACACTTCTCAGATATAATATGTGTGTTAGTAAGGAATAGTTTGTTGATGAAATGAAATATGagtgtgttgtgttgtgttgttgtGTGGTAGTTTAGTGGGGTTTAGTTAGTGCTTGCTTCAATCACCTACACTTACGTCACTCTGAACACTACCAGCCGGCCAGTCAATGGTTTGGTAGGTGGTGATGTAGGATTTTCGCACCATCCACTCCACCCAACCCTATTCACTGGTCTCCAATAACAAGTCGTCTGTTCTTCCTTCCTTATCTTCCTGAATTATACAATCCGGACAGTTTGGGCAGGAACTATTATTAACACCCAATAATTCGACGTGTTTTAATTCATTGTATATTACATACGTTATTTACGAAAGTCGCACCAAGTCAATCATCGATGATTCCCGCATGTTTTTAAAAGTGAGTTATGTGCTTTTTATCGTAGAGTAGTGGTCACGTTCTCTTATGGTTCGTTTACAAAAACaacaaattttattgattatcctCTGGGCAGAAGCTTTTACTCACGAATATCTTTAAAGAATGGTCAGCGTCCAAATGTCTTGGTATGACCGAGGGTTGAGGGCATCCACTCTGCccttcgaaatgctctcatgtGGCCACGCACATATAACCACTACCAGGGGAGTCCTACTCACGGACTGCTCGTGGccggagtgttgtttacgagatCGAGAGAATGAGAAGCAAGTGTTCGGCGCTCAAATCTGGTCGGTGAGTATGCAGCATCCATCCTGATTCCAgatcaatggtgcatatgggctccatgATTCTGTGGGAATAAATGGTGTAGGAACGTATtcttggtcactggctaccatggaatGGCATCTActaacgttgctctactgccttgtggattatacACCTGGGTCAAATGCTTGGAGGATGATCACCTTAAGAATAcaactgcttcggtttgggcaccctggAAGTATCCCATCTCATAAGCAAGTTCGATTATTTGTGtggtacatatatattttgttgCCCGTTTGTGCTGATTTTCAtgggtttaaataaataatgatcagtTATAAAGCATACCACGAATTCCAATCTGTAATCATAAATCGTATTGTATGCAACTCACATTTAGAAGTTCCATACCTAAAGAAATGTTAATAGTGAGTGAGGTTACGCTAGTGAATTCAAAGAATCTTAAATGCAGGAAGACCATAACGTATACTGTTTACAGTTCCCATAGTTATACTGAGATGGAGAGATGAATTACCTAGATTTGTCATCACTTTTCTCATCTTTTTATCAAGGTCGTCCTGTTGAGCAACTAACATTGGTAAATGTTGTATAATTTTTTCCCTGTTCGTGTACAACTTTTAGTGTGATTTTTCAAAGGTGCAGTTAAACGAATCGGCCAACAGCTTTGCTGTTTGGTTCAAACAGccaatatcaatcaatcaatcaatcaa
This window encodes:
- a CDS encoding hypothetical protein (EggNog:ENOG41KOG3467~COG:B); translation: MSGRGKGGKGLGKGGAKRHRKVLRDNIQGITKPAIRRLARRGGVKRISGLIYEETRGVLKVFLENVIRDAVTYTEHAKRKTVTAMDVVYALKRQGRTLYGFGG